The following are encoded together in the Nocardioides thalensis genome:
- a CDS encoding glucose 1-dehydrogenase: MGRVEGKVALISGGARNIGGASARALVAEGAKVVIGDLLDEEGKALADELGESARYVHLDVTSDEDWRAAVALAVAEFGKLDVLFNNAGIFNGGMLHRYKRALWQEMLDVNLTGPFLGMRAATDAMIAAGGGSIINTSSIEGLRGTPWAHGYVASKWGLTGLTKSAAMELAPHGIRVNSLHPGRISTPATDQMPEDLIPIPLGRPGTPGEVAAFVVFLASDESSFATGSEFVVDGGTINHIPTKA; this comes from the coding sequence ATGGGACGCGTTGAAGGCAAGGTCGCGCTGATCAGTGGCGGCGCGCGCAACATCGGCGGCGCCAGCGCTCGGGCCCTGGTGGCCGAGGGCGCGAAGGTCGTCATCGGCGACCTGCTCGACGAGGAGGGGAAGGCGCTCGCCGACGAGCTGGGCGAGTCCGCCCGCTACGTCCACCTCGACGTCACGAGCGACGAGGACTGGCGCGCCGCGGTGGCCCTCGCAGTCGCGGAGTTCGGCAAGCTCGACGTGCTGTTCAACAACGCCGGCATCTTCAACGGCGGGATGCTCCACCGCTACAAGCGGGCTCTGTGGCAGGAGATGCTCGACGTCAACCTGACCGGGCCGTTCCTCGGCATGCGTGCCGCCACCGACGCGATGATCGCCGCCGGCGGCGGGTCGATCATCAACACCTCGTCGATCGAGGGACTGCGCGGCACGCCGTGGGCGCACGGCTACGTCGCTTCCAAGTGGGGGCTGACCGGCCTGACCAAGTCGGCGGCGATGGAGCTCGCGCCCCACGGCATCCGCGTCAACTCCCTCCACCCCGGCAGGATCAGCACCCCCGCCACCGACCAGATGCCCGAGGACCTGATCCCGATCCCGCTCGGGCGACCCGGCACGCCCGGGGAGGTGGCGGCCTTCGTGGTGTTCCTCGCCAGCGACGAGTCGTCGTTCGCCACCGGGTCGGAGTTCGTGGTCGACGGCGGCACCATCAACCACATCCCGACCAAGGCCTGA
- a CDS encoding nuclear transport factor 2 family protein produces MADPKDAVLGLWRTLSARDWDRLGDWVTDDCIYVDMPVGPTAAARGPVDIVKRLQVGLRDLAGYENHDGLLVAEGDAVLYEHSETWTFASGEVVVLPFVSVHRVRDGRVALWKDYWDFGTVQNAAPPDWMENLLAADTSWMFDATGLV; encoded by the coding sequence GTGGCCGACCCGAAGGACGCCGTACTCGGTCTCTGGCGGACGCTGTCGGCGCGCGACTGGGACCGACTCGGCGACTGGGTGACCGACGACTGCATCTACGTCGACATGCCGGTCGGGCCGACCGCTGCGGCGCGCGGACCGGTCGACATCGTCAAGCGCCTCCAGGTCGGCCTGCGCGACCTCGCCGGCTACGAGAACCACGACGGCCTGCTGGTCGCCGAGGGTGACGCCGTCCTCTACGAGCACAGTGAGACCTGGACGTTCGCCTCGGGTGAGGTGGTCGTGCTGCCGTTCGTCAGCGTGCACCGGGTGCGCGACGGCAGGGTCGCGCTGTGGAAGGACTACTGGGACTTCGGCACCGTGCAGAACGCCGCACCGCCGGACTGGATGGAGAACCTGCTCGCTGCCGACACGTCGTGGATGTTCGACGCCACCGGGCTGGTCTGA
- a CDS encoding sigma-70 family RNA polymerase sigma factor, giving the protein MDADQFEACWHAHIRRVVAYAERHVGRDASYDVAASTFLTAWRTWETIPSEPLPWLISVARGHVRNHHRSLRRRAGLEQRLELLDTSAATGADTGVTATERAEALRVLAAMPEQDREALLLVAWEGLTTEQAAEVLGCRPGTLRMRLHRARARIESTSSNPLPLSRSVQ; this is encoded by the coding sequence GTGGACGCGGACCAGTTCGAGGCGTGCTGGCACGCACACATCAGGCGTGTCGTCGCGTACGCCGAGCGACACGTCGGCCGCGACGCGTCGTACGACGTCGCGGCGTCCACCTTCCTGACCGCCTGGCGGACCTGGGAGACGATCCCCTCCGAGCCGCTCCCCTGGCTGATTTCCGTCGCACGCGGGCACGTCCGCAACCACCATCGCTCCTTGCGCCGCCGCGCCGGCCTCGAGCAGCGCCTCGAGCTGCTCGACACCTCGGCGGCCACGGGCGCCGACACCGGCGTGACCGCGACCGAGCGCGCGGAAGCACTGCGGGTGCTGGCCGCCATGCCCGAGCAGGACCGCGAGGCGCTGCTGCTCGTGGCGTGGGAGGGCCTCACCACGGAGCAGGCGGCCGAGGTGCTCGGCTGCCGGCCCGGCACCCTCCGGATGCGGCTGCACCGCGCCCGAGCCCGCATCGAGAGCACGTCGTCGAATCCCCTCCCCCTGAGCAGGAGCGTGCAGTGA
- a CDS encoding HNH endonuclease signature motif containing protein, producing the protein MTSTTALDTAAAAVQACADLAGGQWDQVEDSLLPEAAVAIARIRAYADAALVEVAEQLEATGAADKLGWATTKDFLTHLLGGHKGTGATYLRVAKQTADLPHVREAMTAGEVSLAQASVIGSNVAKLPHVDDLREQAAGKLLDLAVGEQRDATDLDHAIGDVIHDLDPDGTLLAWDTEKDKAERSAHRARYLSFTKDKLGGYKIKGYGTAEDTELVKTALMPLAAPVVTEPGACGGEPDHTKWRDPETGQAITHGCPDPDCRHDGRDPRESGARLFDALVEAARRLQATDSLPHAHGTTARITITTSLDALTTRLTETGHLDTDGHLPSGDRLSATAVRRLACDAEIIPTVLGTPGQILDIGRTTRTVPTAIWNALVLRDRHCAFPGCNRLPIACDAHHIHHWADGGTTALHNLILLCRKHHTAIHRTPWTVAIDDDTGRPAWTPPPPIDTSNRWSFTPARARPPTRAA; encoded by the coding sequence ATGACCTCCACCACCGCGCTCGACACGGCCGCAGCCGCGGTACAGGCGTGCGCGGACCTCGCCGGCGGGCAGTGGGACCAGGTCGAGGACTCCCTGCTTCCTGAGGCCGCGGTGGCGATCGCGAGGATCCGCGCGTACGCCGACGCGGCCCTGGTCGAGGTCGCCGAGCAGCTGGAGGCCACCGGCGCCGCCGACAAGCTGGGCTGGGCCACGACCAAGGACTTCCTCACCCATCTCCTGGGCGGCCACAAAGGCACCGGCGCGACCTACCTGCGCGTGGCGAAGCAGACCGCCGACCTCCCCCACGTGCGGGAGGCGATGACCGCCGGGGAGGTGTCCCTGGCCCAGGCCAGCGTGATCGGGTCCAACGTGGCGAAGCTCCCCCACGTCGACGACCTCCGCGAACAAGCCGCCGGCAAGCTGCTGGACCTGGCGGTCGGCGAGCAGCGTGATGCCACCGACCTCGACCACGCCATCGGTGACGTGATCCACGACCTCGACCCCGACGGCACCCTGCTGGCGTGGGACACCGAGAAGGACAAGGCCGAACGCTCCGCCCACCGCGCCCGCTACTTGTCCTTCACCAAGGACAAGCTCGGCGGCTACAAGATCAAGGGCTACGGCACCGCCGAGGACACCGAGCTCGTCAAAACCGCCCTGATGCCGCTGGCCGCGCCCGTGGTCACCGAGCCCGGCGCCTGCGGCGGCGAACCCGACCACACCAAGTGGCGCGACCCCGAGACCGGGCAGGCCATCACCCACGGGTGTCCCGACCCCGACTGCCGCCACGACGGCCGCGACCCCCGCGAGTCCGGCGCCCGCCTCTTCGACGCCCTCGTCGAAGCAGCCCGCCGCCTCCAAGCCACCGACTCACTACCCCACGCCCACGGCACCACCGCCCGGATCACCATCACCACATCGCTCGACGCGTTGACCACCCGCCTCACCGAGACCGGGCACCTCGACACCGACGGGCACCTCCCCTCCGGCGACCGGCTCTCCGCCACTGCGGTACGACGCCTGGCCTGCGACGCCGAGATCATCCCCACCGTCCTCGGCACCCCCGGGCAGATCCTCGACATCGGCCGCACCACCCGCACCGTCCCCACCGCCATCTGGAACGCCCTCGTCCTCCGCGACCGACACTGCGCCTTCCCCGGCTGCAACCGCCTCCCCATCGCCTGCGACGCCCACCACATCCACCACTGGGCCGACGGCGGCACCACCGCCCTGCACAACCTCATCCTGCTCTGCCGCAAACACCACACCGCCATCCACCGCACCCCCTGGACCGTCGCCATCGACGACGACACCGGCAGACCCGCGTGGACACCCCCACCACCCATCGACACCAGCAACCGATGGTCCTTCACCCCCGCCCGAGCCAGACCACCCACGAGAGCCGCCTGA
- a CDS encoding GFA family protein → MSDVSEARGRCLCGGIRYDVRGELRAVIDCHCERCRRFTGHHMATTSAMVDAIHVEDEDALLTWYFPVPDAGYGFCSRCGSSLFWQSSEDPARRAICAGTLDPPTGLRTVQAWWTSQASDYYSRPDLPELETE, encoded by the coding sequence ATGTCCGACGTGTCCGAGGCCCGCGGGCGCTGCCTGTGTGGCGGCATCCGGTACGACGTCCGCGGCGAGCTGCGTGCGGTGATCGATTGCCACTGTGAGCGGTGCCGGCGGTTCACCGGTCACCACATGGCCACGACATCGGCGATGGTGGACGCCATCCACGTGGAGGACGAGGACGCCCTTCTCACCTGGTACTTCCCGGTCCCGGACGCAGGCTACGGATTCTGCTCCCGGTGCGGCTCGTCGCTGTTCTGGCAGTCGTCGGAAGACCCGGCGAGGCGGGCGATCTGCGCAGGCACACTGGATCCGCCCACCGGGCTGCGGACCGTCCAGGCGTGGTGGACCAGCCAAGCGAGCGACTACTACTCGCGGCCCGACCTCCCGGAGCTCGAGACGGAGTGA
- a CDS encoding SDR family NAD(P)-dependent oxidoreductase, with protein MTLSDKTVLVTGANRGIGKALVEEALLRGAQRVYAGTRQALAHEDERVTPLVLDLTDAAQVRRAGEAVGSLDVLINNAGVYGYDDLTDRAALEQQLAVNLFGPLAVTQAFLPRLVESRGAIVNVLSLAAVAAVPISPAYSISKAAAFSLTQTLRATLAGQGVDVHAVLPGPVDTDMVRDLDIPKSKPQSVARAILDGLDRGEEEIFPDPYSQGIAEGWDKGVAKALERQNAGLVAAANQ; from the coding sequence ATGACGCTCAGCGACAAGACGGTCCTGGTCACCGGAGCCAACCGCGGCATCGGGAAGGCCTTGGTGGAGGAGGCGCTGCTGCGGGGAGCGCAGCGGGTGTACGCCGGCACCCGGCAGGCCCTCGCTCATGAGGATGAGCGCGTCACGCCGCTGGTCCTCGACCTGACGGACGCCGCCCAGGTCAGGCGCGCCGGCGAGGCCGTCGGATCGCTCGACGTCCTCATCAACAACGCGGGCGTCTACGGCTACGACGACCTGACCGACCGCGCTGCCCTCGAGCAGCAGCTCGCGGTCAACCTCTTCGGTCCCCTTGCGGTGACACAGGCCTTCCTCCCGCGGCTCGTCGAGTCACGGGGAGCGATCGTCAACGTGCTGTCACTGGCTGCGGTGGCCGCCGTGCCCATCAGTCCGGCGTACTCGATCTCGAAGGCGGCGGCGTTCTCGCTGACGCAGACCTTGCGCGCGACCCTCGCCGGTCAGGGCGTGGACGTCCACGCCGTGCTGCCCGGGCCCGTGGACACCGACATGGTGCGCGACCTCGACATCCCGAAGTCGAAGCCGCAGTCCGTGGCCCGAGCGATCCTCGATGGGCTCGACCGCGGCGAGGAGGAGATCTTCCCGGATCCCTACTCGCAGGGGATCGCCGAGGGCTGGGACAAGGGTGTGGCCAAGGCGCTCGAACGGCAGAACGCGGGTCTCGTCGCCGCTGCGAACCAGTAG
- a CDS encoding RNA polymerase subunit sigma-70 has protein sequence MTATELLARAQAGDGDAFRELAEPYRRELHLHCYRMLGSFQDAEDAVQDTLVAAWRGLDRFEGRSSVRTWLYRIATNQCLNTLRAASRRPAKEWDVPGIEPPDPTSLGEIAWLEPYPDALLDGVPAAPLGPEARYEQKESISLAFVTALQVLPARQRAVLILREVLGYPAVEVADMLDSSVESVTSALKRARAAVQRRVPPTTQADAPPMAASPVEEALVARFARAYETGDIDALVALLTDDVRVSMPPMPLEYEGRDAVAGFYGALLSADRKYHLVPTRANGQPAFGTYLRTADGARRGIGLVVLTLAGDRVSEVTRFESSVLPWFGLPRCLPGG, from the coding sequence GTGACGGCGACCGAGCTGCTGGCGAGGGCACAGGCCGGTGACGGCGATGCGTTCCGGGAGCTGGCCGAGCCCTATCGCCGGGAGCTGCACCTCCATTGCTATCGGATGCTGGGCTCCTTCCAGGACGCCGAGGACGCCGTGCAGGACACGCTGGTCGCGGCGTGGCGGGGGCTCGACCGGTTCGAGGGGCGGTCCTCCGTCCGCACCTGGCTGTATCGCATCGCTACCAACCAGTGCCTCAACACGCTGCGCGCGGCCAGCCGTCGCCCGGCAAAGGAGTGGGACGTGCCCGGCATCGAACCGCCAGACCCGACCAGCCTGGGCGAGATCGCGTGGCTGGAGCCGTATCCGGACGCGCTCCTCGACGGGGTCCCCGCAGCGCCCCTCGGCCCGGAAGCACGCTATGAGCAGAAGGAGTCGATCTCGCTGGCGTTCGTCACCGCGCTCCAGGTGCTGCCGGCGCGCCAACGCGCCGTCCTGATCCTGCGCGAGGTGCTCGGCTATCCAGCTGTAGAGGTCGCCGACATGCTCGACTCGTCCGTCGAGTCGGTCACCAGCGCCCTCAAGCGGGCACGTGCCGCAGTGCAGCGGCGAGTCCCGCCGACCACACAGGCCGACGCACCCCCGATGGCCGCCTCGCCGGTCGAGGAGGCGCTCGTGGCGAGGTTCGCCCGCGCCTACGAAACGGGTGACATCGACGCCCTGGTCGCGCTGCTCACCGACGACGTCCGCGTCTCGATGCCGCCGATGCCGCTGGAGTACGAGGGTCGCGACGCCGTCGCCGGGTTCTACGGCGCGCTGCTGAGCGCCGACCGGAAGTACCACCTGGTGCCGACCCGCGCGAACGGTCAACCGGCGTTCGGTACCTATCTGCGTACGGCGGACGGCGCCCGGCGTGGGATCGGGCTCGTCGTCCTCACCCTGGCCGGCGACCGGGTCAGCGAGGTGACCCGTTTCGAGAGCAGCGTCCTCCCGTGGTTCGGCCTGCCCCGCTGCCTACCCGGTGGCTGA
- a CDS encoding DUF4383 domain-containing protein, which produces MSLWQKALGAYVVLHLAIAVGGFITNPSFAIGADATTEKFLGIDFNGWHAAAGLITWLPGLWAMTDDFLARVYVWAASVVVLAAAAWNAVDDRPAWVLYLPDATADIVFHVVTVVFLLALLVLRRLTFPERAAGTQLIEADGSATG; this is translated from the coding sequence ATGAGCCTCTGGCAGAAGGCGCTGGGCGCCTACGTAGTGCTGCACCTGGCGATCGCCGTCGGAGGGTTCATCACGAACCCGTCGTTCGCGATCGGCGCCGACGCCACCACCGAGAAGTTCCTCGGCATCGACTTCAACGGGTGGCACGCGGCCGCCGGCCTGATCACCTGGCTGCCGGGCCTGTGGGCGATGACCGACGACTTCCTCGCCCGGGTCTACGTCTGGGCCGCCTCGGTCGTCGTGCTGGCCGCTGCTGCGTGGAACGCCGTCGACGACCGACCCGCGTGGGTCCTCTACCTCCCCGACGCGACCGCGGACATCGTCTTCCACGTCGTCACGGTGGTCTTCCTGCTGGCCCTGCTCGTCCTGCGGAGGCTCACGTTCCCCGAGCGCGCGGCGGGGACCCAGCTGATCGAGGCGGACGGATCAGCCACCGGGTAG
- a CDS encoding dihydrodipicolinate reductase, translating to MSAAAPIRVFQVATGNVGTEMIKRLQEQPDLELVGVHCYSPDKVGRDAGELAGIGPVGVVATGSVDEILAARPDVLTFHGVWPDIDLYERVLEAGIDVVTTADWITGHHRDTNKVGADGRTEGERLAAACAKGGATFYGTGMNPGLAQILTVVHSADVTEIEKVTNVESVDVSCHHSADTWRNCGFGEPVTDPEVPRKLELGTRVFEDGVRLMADCFDLELDEVEFVYELGACTKDIDLGWFRLPEGSLGGACFSYVGKVAGVPRVELRLEWQMTPHTAPSWDIKGCYITHIEGDPVIYSKHMILPKPGTDFSSVEAFAAIGMTVTGMPALNAIKAVVAAPPGVVTSADLPLRAFAGRFKR from the coding sequence ATGAGCGCGGCGGCCCCGATCCGGGTGTTCCAGGTCGCGACGGGCAACGTCGGGACCGAGATGATCAAGCGGCTCCAGGAGCAGCCGGACCTCGAGCTGGTCGGCGTGCACTGCTACTCCCCCGACAAGGTCGGCCGCGACGCGGGCGAGCTCGCGGGCATCGGGCCGGTGGGCGTGGTGGCGACCGGCTCGGTCGACGAGATCCTCGCCGCGCGGCCCGACGTGCTGACCTTCCACGGCGTGTGGCCCGACATCGACCTCTACGAGCGGGTGCTCGAGGCCGGCATCGACGTCGTGACGACCGCCGACTGGATCACCGGGCACCACCGCGACACCAACAAGGTCGGTGCCGACGGTCGCACCGAGGGCGAGCGGCTCGCCGCCGCGTGCGCGAAGGGCGGCGCGACCTTCTACGGCACCGGCATGAACCCCGGCCTCGCGCAGATCCTCACCGTGGTGCACTCGGCCGACGTCACCGAGATCGAGAAGGTCACCAACGTCGAGTCCGTCGACGTCTCCTGCCACCACTCCGCCGACACCTGGCGCAACTGCGGCTTCGGCGAGCCGGTCACCGACCCGGAGGTGCCCCGCAAGCTGGAGCTCGGCACCCGGGTGTTCGAGGACGGCGTCCGGCTGATGGCCGACTGCTTCGACCTCGAGCTCGACGAGGTGGAGTTCGTCTACGAGCTGGGCGCGTGCACCAAGGACATCGACCTCGGCTGGTTCCGGCTGCCCGAGGGATCGCTCGGCGGCGCCTGCTTCTCGTACGTCGGCAAGGTGGCCGGTGTCCCGCGCGTGGAGCTGCGCCTCGAGTGGCAGATGACTCCGCACACCGCGCCCAGCTGGGACATCAAGGGCTGCTACATCACCCACATCGAGGGCGACCCGGTGATCTACAGCAAGCACATGATCCTGCCGAAGCCCGGCACCGACTTCAGCAGCGTCGAGGCGTTCGCCGCGATCGGGATGACCGTCACCGGCATGCCCGCCCTCAACGCGATCAAGGCGGTCGTCGCAGCTCCCCCGGGCGTCGTCACGAGCGCCGATCTGCCCCTGCGCGCGTTCGCCGGCAGGTTCAAGCGGTGA
- a CDS encoding LLM class F420-dependent oxidoreductase translates to MRNGIVLFTSDRGITPAALAKAAEERGFDTIYVPEHTHIPVRRDALHPTGGEELPDDRYLRTLDPWTSLATCAAVTERIGLSTAVCLPVESDPITLAKTLATLDHLSGGRVTIGAGFGWNTDELTDHHVPAGKRRTVLKEYLEAMRALWTEEEASYDGEFVKFGASWAYPKPPQGRIPVIIGAGAGPKTFAWIAANADGWMTTPTTTDVSANADRLRKAWADAGRDGEPDIRILVAKKPTEDDFADWMGAGPSELIWGVPDADPDKVLTYLDKLAGRLGLSA, encoded by the coding sequence ATGCGCAACGGCATCGTCCTCTTCACCTCCGACCGCGGCATCACGCCGGCCGCCCTCGCGAAGGCCGCCGAGGAGCGCGGCTTCGACACGATCTACGTGCCGGAGCACACGCACATCCCGGTCCGCCGCGACGCGCTGCACCCGACCGGTGGCGAGGAGCTGCCCGACGACCGCTACCTACGCACCCTCGACCCGTGGACATCGCTCGCCACCTGTGCCGCCGTCACCGAGCGGATCGGGCTCTCCACGGCGGTGTGCCTGCCGGTCGAGTCCGACCCGATCACGCTGGCCAAGACGCTCGCCACCCTCGACCACCTCTCGGGCGGCCGGGTCACGATCGGTGCCGGCTTCGGCTGGAACACCGACGAGCTCACCGACCACCACGTGCCGGCCGGCAAGCGCCGGACCGTGCTCAAGGAGTACCTCGAGGCGATGCGCGCGCTGTGGACCGAGGAGGAGGCCTCCTACGACGGCGAGTTCGTGAAGTTCGGCGCGTCGTGGGCCTACCCCAAGCCCCCGCAAGGCCGGATCCCCGTGATCATCGGCGCGGGCGCCGGGCCGAAGACGTTCGCGTGGATCGCGGCCAACGCCGACGGCTGGATGACCACACCCACGACGACCGACGTGTCCGCCAACGCCGACCGCCTGCGCAAGGCATGGGCAGACGCGGGCCGCGACGGCGAGCCCGACATCCGGATCCTGGTGGCCAAGAAGCCGACCGAGGACGACTTCGCCGACTGGATGGGCGCCGGGCCCTCGGAGCTGATCTGGGGCGTGCCCGACGCCGACCCCGACAAGGTCCTCACCTACCTCGACAAGCTCGCCGGGCGACTGGGGCTCTCGGCATGA
- a CDS encoding TetR family transcriptional regulator: MSSQLTSSPRRQLNQRQAATVQRLLDAGLEQLAEVGPEALTVRQVAMRAGVSPATAYTYFSSKSHLLAELFWRRLVDEAPETPAGRTPTARVQAVTRTLTDLCERNPHLAAGATLALLGTDPDVDRLRLRIGGEFVARFETALGDAATPELVDALVLAFSGALLQAGMGLITYAELGDRLDTVVATILGANR; the protein is encoded by the coding sequence GTGTCCAGTCAGCTGACCAGCTCGCCGAGGCGACAGCTCAACCAGCGCCAGGCGGCGACCGTGCAGCGGTTGCTCGACGCCGGGCTCGAGCAGCTCGCCGAGGTCGGACCCGAGGCGTTGACGGTCCGTCAGGTCGCCATGCGCGCGGGAGTCTCGCCGGCGACGGCGTACACCTACTTCTCCTCCAAGAGCCACCTCCTGGCCGAGCTCTTCTGGCGCCGTCTCGTCGACGAGGCGCCGGAGACGCCGGCGGGCCGCACTCCGACCGCACGGGTCCAGGCCGTGACCCGCACGCTCACCGACCTCTGCGAGCGCAACCCGCACCTCGCGGCGGGCGCGACGCTGGCGCTGCTCGGCACCGACCCCGACGTCGACCGGCTCCGGCTGCGCATCGGCGGCGAGTTCGTCGCCCGGTTCGAGACCGCCCTCGGTGACGCGGCGACGCCGGAGCTGGTCGACGCGCTGGTGCTCGCGTTCTCCGGAGCCCTGCTGCAGGCGGGCATGGGCCTGATCACGTACGCCGAACTCGGCGACCGGCTCGACACGGTCGTCGCGACGATCCTGGGGGCCAACCGATGA
- a CDS encoding cytochrome P450 — MTVTADLVFDPYDYEFHEDPYPLYQRLRDEAPVFHAEADDLWVVSRHADVHAVLRDDVTFSNRMGVSLDASAWNAEAHRVMSFLALDGAEQSRIRKLVSAAFTPRRVRELEPGIQRLTDRYLERTLAVNAEHGEADWITEFAGKLPMDVISEMMGVPEGDRDEVRRLADLVVHREDGVRDVPQAGMEASFALFDYYAGMVAQRRAEPTDDLTSALLAAEVDGDRLRDSEIMAFLFLMVVAGNETTTKLLGNALFHLSAHPDQRAEVLAHHDEPLPIVSQWVEETLRHDTSSQMLARYVVDDAVVDGVTIPAGSKALVLLGSANRDERVFTEPTVFDIGRDKSELGKILSFGTGRHFCLGANLARLEARVVLAELVRRVGHFEVHTDRAVRVHSTSVRGFAHLPVTFQRRGES, encoded by the coding sequence ATGACGGTCACCGCCGATCTCGTGTTCGACCCCTACGACTACGAGTTCCACGAGGACCCCTACCCGCTCTACCAGCGGCTGCGCGACGAGGCGCCCGTCTTCCACGCCGAGGCCGACGACCTGTGGGTGGTGTCCCGCCACGCGGACGTGCACGCCGTGCTGCGCGACGACGTCACGTTCTCCAACCGGATGGGCGTCTCCCTCGACGCCAGCGCCTGGAACGCCGAGGCCCACCGGGTGATGTCGTTCCTGGCGCTCGACGGCGCCGAGCAGTCGCGGATCCGCAAGCTCGTCTCTGCCGCGTTCACGCCGCGCCGGGTCCGCGAGCTCGAGCCGGGCATCCAGCGATTGACCGACCGCTACCTCGAGCGCACGCTGGCGGTGAACGCCGAGCACGGCGAGGCCGACTGGATCACCGAGTTCGCCGGCAAGCTCCCGATGGACGTCATCAGCGAGATGATGGGGGTGCCGGAGGGCGACCGCGACGAGGTACGGCGGCTCGCCGACCTGGTCGTGCACCGCGAGGACGGCGTTCGCGACGTGCCGCAGGCGGGCATGGAGGCCTCGTTCGCGCTCTTCGACTACTACGCGGGCATGGTCGCGCAGCGACGGGCCGAGCCGACCGACGACCTCACGTCGGCGCTGCTCGCCGCTGAGGTCGACGGCGACCGGCTGCGCGACAGCGAGATCATGGCGTTCCTGTTCCTCATGGTGGTCGCCGGCAACGAGACGACCACCAAGCTGCTGGGCAACGCGCTGTTCCACCTCTCGGCGCACCCCGACCAGCGCGCCGAGGTGCTCGCCCATCACGACGAGCCGTTGCCGATCGTCAGCCAGTGGGTGGAGGAGACGCTCCGACACGACACGTCCAGCCAGATGCTCGCCCGCTACGTGGTCGACGACGCCGTGGTCGACGGCGTCACGATCCCGGCGGGGTCGAAGGCGCTGGTGCTGCTCGGCTCCGCCAACCGCGACGAGCGGGTCTTCACCGAGCCGACCGTGTTCGACATCGGTCGCGACAAGTCCGAGCTGGGCAAGATCCTGAGCTTCGGCACCGGGCGGCACTTCTGCCTGGGCGCGAACCTGGCCCGGCTCGAGGCACGTGTCGTGCTCGCCGAGCTGGTCCGACGGGTCGGCCACTTCGAGGTGCACACCGATCGCGCCGTACGGGTGCACTCCACCAGCGTCCGCGGCTTCGCGCATCTCCCGGTGACCTTCCAGCGACGAGGAGAGAGCTGA
- a CDS encoding SDR family oxidoreductase yields the protein MGKYDQPGRRPAVVAGASSGIGAETARSLAAAGFPVALGARRVDRCEELAAEIRSDGGEAIAVQLDVTDEGSVADFAAKVTAELGDVEVVVSNAALIGPGALLDTDVDRLRSELDVNVLGPHRLVRAFVPAMVGRRRGDIVFVSSDVALRPRPLMGGYSATKSALEGLVGSLQMELEGTGVRASVVRPGPTWSEMGMDWDPDAAAAVLNEWVKWGHARHSHFLKARAIADAITTVVSAPRGVHISPVDVNPEAPVEEKS from the coding sequence ATGGGCAAGTACGACCAGCCGGGTCGGCGCCCGGCCGTCGTGGCCGGCGCGTCCTCGGGCATCGGTGCCGAGACGGCGCGGTCGCTCGCGGCCGCGGGCTTCCCGGTCGCGCTCGGCGCCCGTCGGGTCGACCGCTGCGAGGAGCTCGCAGCCGAGATCCGCAGCGACGGGGGAGAGGCGATCGCCGTCCAGCTCGACGTCACCGACGAGGGGTCGGTCGCCGACTTCGCCGCTAAGGTGACCGCCGAGCTCGGCGACGTGGAGGTGGTCGTGAGCAACGCGGCCCTGATCGGGCCCGGTGCGCTGCTCGACACCGACGTCGACCGGCTCCGCAGCGAGCTCGACGTCAACGTCCTCGGCCCGCACCGACTGGTCCGCGCGTTCGTGCCCGCGATGGTCGGGCGGCGCCGCGGCGACATCGTCTTCGTCTCCTCCGACGTCGCCCTCCGGCCCCGGCCGCTCATGGGCGGCTACAGCGCGACCAAGTCCGCGCTCGAGGGCCTCGTGGGCTCGCTGCAGATGGAGCTCGAGGGCACCGGTGTCCGCGCGTCCGTCGTGCGGCCCGGACCCACGTGGAGCGAGATGGGCATGGACTGGGACCCCGACGCGGCGGCCGCGGTGCTCAACGAGTGGGTCAAGTGGGGCCACGCGCGCCACTCCCACTTCCTCAAGGCGCGCGCGATCGCCGACGCGATCACCACGGTGGTGAGCGCGCCGCGCGGCGTGCACATCTCGCCCGTCGACGTGAACCCCGAGGCGCCCGTGGAGGAGAAGTCATGA